In the Paenibacillus sp. FSL R7-0337 genome, ATTAGCTTGGGTAAGACTTTATCCACTGGCACAATCTCTCCACCTCTATTCCATATTTCGACGGTACCGGCGTTCCATGGCGAACAGCCCGAGAACAAGGATCAGAATGCCGCCGACCATCAGGGTAGATGCCGCTGTCATCTTCGGGAGGTCCAGGGACAGAAACATATTGTTCATAAAATGCTGCAGCATATAGATACTGTCATGCGGATACGGCCCGGCCAGCAGATACGTCTCCCGGAATACCTTGAAAGAGTTAATGATCGACATCATGACTACAAAAAACATCGTAGAGGTTAAGTAGACCAGCGTAATGCTCCGGAACTGCCTGAAACGGCCGGCCCCTTCAATCTGGGCGGTTTCATAATAATCCTTCGGGATCTGCTGCAGTCCGGCCAGGAACAGGATCACGTTGTACCCGATGTTTTTCCACACATACATCATCATAATTACATTCCGCGCGGTCTCCGTCTTCATCCAGTCCACCCGGGCCAGGCCGAAGCCGCTCAGCCAAGCATTCAGCGCCCCGTTCCAGTCGAACAGGATCTGCCAGATCAGGATGATGGAAGCGACAGGAACGACAAGCGGGAGAACGTAAGCCGTCCTTAGCCATTTCTGAAAATACAGCTTCTTATGGAGCAGCAGCGCGAGTCCCAGCGACAGCACGATCAGCAGCGGAACACTCACCAGGCTGAAGTAGAAGGTATTGAAGGCTGCCTTGCGGAAGGAGTCGCCCGCGATCAGCTCCCGGTACTGCTGCAGGCCCACATACTGCCCGTCCACCGCACGGTCCATGAAGGAATAGAACACGCCCATACCAAACGGAATCAGATAAAACAAGGCAAACCCGATGAGACTGGGTGCCAGAAATAACCAAGCCACCGATGAATCCTTACGGGCCCAATTCTTCAAGTTGCTCCCTCCTTGTATTTAAGAATAGGCGCAACTATTTAAGAACAAGTCGGGTAAAGATTAAAACTTTCTTAAATTCTCTCCGCAAAAAAGCCGCGGACGGATGTATTATCCATTCGCAGCTTTTGCAGGGCACCGCATACTTTACTTCAGGTCTGTAATCTCCATGACCTTATCCCTGAACCGGTACGTCACACTAACATTCTCGATAACCGCTGTGTCGTCGTAGGCCAGAGAACCCTCGAACGCTAACGTATCACTATGGGTCCACACCAGATGGTCCGCATAACTGTAATTCTCGTGATCACTGCGCGTCCAAGTATCCAGCTTACGCTGCGCGCCATGTCTGATTCTCGCCGACTCTACCAGCTCCGGGCTGATCGTCCCCTTCTCCACATTCAGGATTTGCACGAATTCACTTTTATTCGAGCGGGTCACCACCGCCAGCAGTTTCCGGTCCGGGGACGGGAGGATTTCCTTAATGTACATCGAGGGGGCCGCGAAGCTGAAATACGGTTCCAGCACATCATCTTGTATGCGCCAGAGTACATTCTGGGTGCCGTAATCGGAGTAATTGTTGAATAAGGTGAATATGATGCTCC is a window encoding:
- a CDS encoding sugar ABC transporter permease, producing the protein MKNWARKDSSVAWLFLAPSLIGFALFYLIPFGMGVFYSFMDRAVDGQYVGLQQYRELIAGDSFRKAAFNTFYFSLVSVPLLIVLSLGLALLLHKKLYFQKWLRTAYVLPLVVPVASIILIWQILFDWNGALNAWLSGFGLARVDWMKTETARNVIMMMYVWKNIGYNVILFLAGLQQIPKDYYETAQIEGAGRFRQFRSITLVYLTSTMFFVVMMSIINSFKVFRETYLLAGPYPHDSIYMLQHFMNNMFLSLDLPKMTAASTLMVGGILILVLGLFAMERRYRRNME